In Ferviditalea candida, the genomic window AACGACGCCGTCCGGCAAGCACTCCTTGATCGGAATTCCCACTTTAAAGGTGACTCCCTTTTCCTTCAGCACATTCATCCCATATTCGACCAGCTCCGGATCGAATCCGGGAAGCACAGTCGGTGCGGCTTCCACATTATAAATTTTGACGAGCGACGGATCGACGTTGAACGTCTTGCACAATTCGGGAATTCGGTCGGCCAATTCTCCGACAAACTCGATTCCCGTAAAGCCCGCGCCGCCGACGACGAAGGTTAAATAATCAGTGCGGCTGGAGTCCCGTTTGTATTTCGCGAATTGATATTCGATATGCTCACGGATCAGGTTGACCGTATTGAGGCTGCGGATGTTCATGGCGTTCTCCGCTAACCCGGGAATGCCAAACGTTTCCGGTTCTCCGCCGAGGCCGATAACCAGATAATCATAATTCAGGTTGCCGTCCTCCAAAATGACTTTTTGTTCATGGGGGCGGATTTCCAATACAGTCGACTTCACGAAATCGATTTTAAATTCATCGATCAAGTTAGGAATATTGACGCTTGCATGCTTCGGATTGTCCGTTCCGGCTGCAGGCATGTGCAGGTGGGTAGTGAAATAATGATAATTGTGCTTGTTGACCAGAGTAACGTCGGCTTCGTTGTAGTTGAGTTCCTTCTGAAGACGAATGGCGGTTACGATCCCCGCATAGCCTGCCCCGAGTATGACGATTCTGGGAATTTTGCTCATGACCTGAATTCCTTTCATAAAAATGATATGAATAGCTGCTTGTGAAAAATGACACAACCTCCTCCAAAAAAAGCAAATGCGCAAGAGGAATGCCGAAAAGCCGACACCGCTATTGTCTGCATAAGGACCGTTATTTATGAACTGGAGATTGTATTCAAATTCGTATTCAAAAATATAACACAATTGAAATCATATAATTTTCCAAGCAAAATATCAAGCAAATTATCGCTAAAAATATGATTTTTATCACATAATATGTCCGAATACCAATAACGCCATATATTTGCTCGGTCATTCAAAATCTTTATCAACCTTAAAACTTTTTTGTTCATGCATCGAACCGATGAGGGGTTTATTAAAGTTTACCATAAGATTATAATGGTAACGGAGTTGCTTAAAATATTACGGAGGTGCCTTTTAGTGGCTGAGTTGGAACGCAATCATGAACCTGTCGATATATTGATTATCGGTAGCGGACCCGCCGGTATGTTCGCCGCTTTTTACGGCGGAATGCGACATGCGTCGGTCAGACTGATCGAGAGCATGCCGCAGCTGGGCGGTCAATTATCCGCTTTGTACCCGGAGAAATACATATACGACGTCGCAGGATTTCCCAAAATTAAAGCGCAGGAACTGATCGACAATTTAAACCAGCAAATGAAGCATTTCCCCGTCGACATCCGTTTGGAGGAAAAAGTGCTTCAGGTCATCAAGCGTGAGGAAAGATTATTCGATGTCATTACGGATAAAACTGTCCATCAGGCCAAAGCGGTGGTCATTACAGCGGGCATCGGCGCTTTCGAACCGCGCAAGCTGGAACTGCCGGAAGCCGAGAAATTCGACAAGAAAAATCTTCATTATTTCGTCAGCGATTTGAACGCCTTCAAGGATCAGAAAGTGATGATCAGCGGCGGAGGGGATTCGGCAGTCGATTGGGCGCTGATGCTCGAGCCCATTGCCAAGGAAGTGACGCTGATTCATCGGCGCGATAAGTTCCGCGCGCATGAACACAGCGTGGAACTTCTGATGAAATCGAAGGTGAACGTGCTGACATCGCGAGAAATCGTCAGTCTGCATGGAGAAGACAGAATCGAGAAAGTCACGATTGAAGACGCCAAAACCAAAGAGCAGACGGAAATCGAGCTGGATGCATTGATCGTGAACTTTGGATTCGTATCCTCTCTCGGACCGATCGCGGAGTGGGGATTTGAAATCGAGAACGGCTCGATTATTGTGGATTCCCGTATGGAAACGACGATCCCCGGTATTTTTGCCGCAGGAGATATCGCCACCTACCCGGGAAAATTGAAACTGATTGCCGTCGGCTTTGGTGAAGCGCCTACGGCCATCAACAATGCAAAGGTCTATATCGATCCCGATGCAAAGCTGTCTCCGGGCCACAGCAGTAATATGAAATTTTAACAAGGGGCATTCTAAGGGAACAACCAATCCGATCCGTTGAATGGATAATGGAGGAGTTCCCCTTGAACACGTACTGTCCCGTTTGCAACGGTCTCCGGGATTTTCAAGCGAAATGCGGCAGATGCGGAACCCGGCTGATTGACTTTGGACGGTCCTACGATTACTTCGGACCTTATTCCCCCTATCGTCCGATTGATGATATGAAATGGACGAACGGCCTGCCGGATCTTCTAAATCACCAGTGCATCCACGCCGCCTTCTGCGAAAAGTGCGGGCAAACCTTTAACCTTGCGGTGGACGAGCAGGCGTAATACAAGCACCGCTGCTGACACCCCGAAAATCAACTAAAGATATGGAAATAAAGACTGGAACACTCGTCTTTATTCCGCAAAAAAGATGTGAAGAATCCAGCTGCACATCTTTTTTAATGGCGTCCCTTGCTCGTCCAGCTCGGACCGCCTTCGATGAATTGTCCGCCGTCGACTTTGAGCACGGTGCCCACCACGTATTCCGCCGCATCTGAAGCGAGAAATACTGCCGCTTTACCGAGATCCTCGGGACGCCCCAGCCGTCCCAAAGGCATAAGGCTCCCCATTTCGGCCATGTGCTCATCGCTGTACCACGTTCTTTCCCCGGGTGTATCGGTCCAGCCCGGTTCAATAATATTCACCCTGATATTTTTCCACATCAGCTCATTGGCCGCCGAAAGTACAAGCTGGTGGGAGCCGGCCTTGGCGACATTATAATCAATCGCATCTTTAAACGGCGTTCTGGCATGCGGCGAGGAAATATGAATGATGGCTCCTCCGCGTTCCCGATTGACCCAACGCTGGGATACCAGTTGAATGGAATGGAAAACGCCAAAAATACCGATGTCCAGCGTATGCTTAAAATCCTCAAACTTAGTGTTCAAGATAGACTCTCTGACGCTTGTTACGGCATTGGTCACCAAAATGTCGATCGGGCCAAGTTCCGATTCGCAAATTTCCACCATTCGGGCAATTTGATCCCGAGCCCCCATATTGGCTTGAACCGCCACAGCCCTTCGTCCATAGGATTCAATTTGCGCCTTCAATTTCTCGGCATCCGACTTCGAACTCATATAATTAATGCAGACGTCTGCCCCCGAACGGGCGAATTCCAAAGCAATCCCGGCACCGATGCCTTTGGAGCTTCCGGTTACAAGAGCGACTTTGTTTAACAGCGGTGTTCCGTTTATCATTCCCGATCTCTCCCATATAAAAATGTTCAACGCCAACATCAAAACATCTCAAAACAAAAGCCGACAATTGTCAAATTCATTGTTTGTCGGCAACAGCATATTTACAGTTATAAATGAATAACGTCAGCACTCCTCCGGAACGCCCTCTTCGTCTTTCGTCCTAAAGCTCGATCCGCAGCCGCAGGTGGCAACCGCATTCGGGTTGTGGATGGTGAAGCCGCCGCCCATTGCGGATTCCTGGAAGTCGATTTCGACGCCTTTGAGGAAACGAAGGCTTTCCTCCTCAATCACGACCTTCAGCCCGTTGATTTCCATTTCCCGATCGGATTCCTTCCGTTCATCATCAAAGCCCATGTTGTAGGAAAAGCCGCTGCAGCCGCCTGCGGCAACGCCGAGTCTCAGGAAAAGTCCGGGAATTTCCTGCTCGGCCAGCATTTCTTTTATTTTATCGCTTGCGTTCTCTGAAATCGCAATCATCATTCAACGCCTCCTTTTACTCCTAAGTATACAAATAATCACACCGCCCCTCAAGGGAGTCCCGTTGAAATTATTGCCCCTGTACAAGAGTAGGATTATAATAGGTATGATTAAGTGAACCGGGAGGATCGAAATGAACATCATTACCCAGGGGACGGCGCTGGACGACATTCGCGAGAAAGCGATCAACGGGGAGCGTTTGACCTATGCCGACGGCGTCAGGCTGCTGAAATCGAACGACCTGCTGGAAATCGGCAAAATGGCGGATCTCGTCCGCAGGCGCCGAAACGGCGATCACGTCTATTTCATTGTCAACACGCATTTGAACTATACAAACGTCTGCTATTTGGACTGCAAGCTCTGCGCCTTCGGTTTGAAGCCGGACGACCCCAAATCCTATACCCTCTCATTGGAACAAATCGAGGACAAAATGAAGGGTCTTGCCGGAAAAGGGTTCTCGGAGCTGCACATTGTCGGGGGCGTAAATGCAAAGCTTCCCTTTTCTTATTATGAGGACATGATCCGGCTGGCCAAAAAGCACATGCCCGATATTCACGTGCAGGCATTTACCGCAGTGGAAATCGACTATATCGCCCGCGTGGCAAAGCTGTCCATGGAAGAAGCGGTTCAGCGGCTGCGTGAGGCCGGGCTCGGCTCAATCCTGGGCGGAGGCGCGGAAATTTTCGATCCGGAAATCCGGAAGGTCATTTCGGGCCACAAAACCGACTCCGACCGCTGGTTCGAAATTCACCGCACGACGCATTCGCTCGGCATGAAATCGAACGCATCCATCCTGTACGGGCACATTGAGGAGCCCGGGCACGTGATCGACCATCTGATCCGGCTCCGCGAGCTGCAGGATGAAACCGAGGGCTTTCAAGCGTTCTTTCCGTTTTCCTTCCACCCTGCCAACACCAAGCTGGCTGAGGAATACAAGCTCTCCGGCGAGACCACCGGCTATTATGATCTGAAGCTGCTGGCGGTCGCCCGTTTGATGCTGGATAACTTTCCTCACATCCGCGCCTTTTGGATGATGATCGGCCTGAAAATGGCGCAGATTTCCTTGAGCTTCGGCGTCGACGACCTCGATGGCACGGTGATGGAGGAGCAGATCGTGCATGCCGCCGGGAGTACCGCTTCGCAAATGACGCCGAAGAACGCATTCATCGACATGATTCGTGAAGCCGGAAGAATTCCGACGGAAAGAGATACCTTGTACAATATTATCAAAACCTATTAAGGGACCGCGATGAAATTAGTTCCACTTTTGGCGGCAAAGTATCAATCGGTTTAATTGATCTTTGCCACCAATTTAGTGAAAGTTATTTCATCGCGATGACTAAATTGGCGTCAGGAGGAAATTTGCATGGATACGGCTGTTGCAAGCCCGGACAAACGCATGGCGGAAATCGCCGAAAAGGTTGAAAACGGCATGCGCCTGAGCAAGGAAGACGGGATTTATCTGTATGAATCGGAGGATTTGCTGACGATCGGCCAGCTGGCCAACAAGGTCAATTTGCGGAAAAACGGCAAAAAGGTTTATTTTGTGGAAAATATGAGCCTGTACTTTACCAATGTCTGCGAAGCGCACTGCGCTTTCTGCCATTTCCGCAGAGACCCCGGCGAAGAGGGCGCTTATACCTTGACCCCCGAAGAAGTGATCGAATATGTCCAGCAGCATTATCATCCCGGCATGCGGGAATTTCATATTACCGGCGGCCATAATCATACCGTTCCGTTTCAGTATTATGTCGATGCGATCCGCAACCTGAAAGAGCACTATCCCGATGTCACGATCAAAGCCTTTACGGGTGCGGAAATCGACTTTTTCTCGCGCATCAGCGGCTTGAGCTATAAGGAAGTGCTGCAGGAGCTCATGAAAGTCGGTCTGGCAACCCTGCCCGGAGGCGGAGCGGAAATTTTGTCGGAGCGCTACCGCGAAAAAATGGGCGTCGGCAAAGCAACCTCGGATCAGTGGCTGGAAGTTCACCGCATCGCTCACGGGCTGGGTATGAAAACCCATGCGACCATGCTCTACGGATCGATCGAAACGCTGGAGGAACGCATTCAGCACATGATCTATTTGCGGGAGCTGCAGGATGAGACGGGCGGATTCCTCGTGTTCATTCCGAACGCGGTTCAACCCGCCAAAAAGAGCGCCAGCATCAAGCGGCATGTTACGGCCATCGATAATTTGAAAACCATCGCCATCAGCAGGCTGATGCTCGACAACTTCCCCCACGTCAAAGCGTATTTCATCAATCTGGGGGTTCAATTAACTCAACTGGCGCTGTCCTTCGGCGCTTCCGACGTGCACGGAACAATCGTTCAGGAACGGATCAGCCATGCGGCGGCAGCCCTTTCTCCCGAAGGAATGACCAAGGACGAGCTGATTTGGCTGGTCAAGAGCGCGAACCGCACGCCGGTCGAGCGCGATACATTCTATAAAGAAATCAAGGTATACTAGAAATCAGTCCGGCGAACATGTTTGCATATGCTGCGTCATTTGCTGCTTATGCGAAGCACGGGAAGATGCCGGATAAGCGACTTTGGCTTTGAGTTTCGACCATAGATAAGCCGTTCATACAGAAACTCAAAACAACGGAGCTTGGAGGCACTTCCCATGCGCAGCTGGAGCAACAATATATGAAGATATGAATTCTTCGAACAGGACTGAAGTACGGATACGAAAGGATAGGCTTGGAATGAGGAGATTGATTATACTGGGCGGGGGATACGGAGGCATCTCCGCAGCCAAAGAATTGCTGGATAAAGATCTGCCTTCAGACGTTCAGCTCATGCTGATCGACCGCATGCCGTTTCAAGGACTCAAGACGGAATATTACGCGCTTGCTTCCGGAACGATCGCCGATGTGAACATCCGCGTCCCGTTCCCGAGCGATGAACGTCTGACGATCAAATACGGGGAAATTACGGATATCGACTTGGCGAATCAGACCGTGCAGCTGGACCATCGTGACATCATCGATTATGATACTCTGATTATCGCGCTCGGCTGCACGGACAAATACCATGGAATACCCGGCGCGCAGCTGTACACGCACAGCATTCAAACTTTGCAAGCAACACGGGAAACCTATCAACAAATCAACAATATCGTTCCGTATGGCCAGGTCACCATTGTCGGGGGCGGCCTGAGCGGTGTGGAGCTGGCGGCCGAATTGAGGGAAAGCCGCGCGGATCTCAACATCAGGATTCTTGACCGCGGCGCCAGCATACTTTCAACATTCCCCGACAAGCTTGTCAAATATGTCCGTGAATGGTTTGACGAGCATGAAGTCGAAATGGTGCCTTACTGCTCTCTTTCCCGCGTGGAACCGGGAATCCTGTATAACAAGGGCGAAGAGATCTGGACGGATGCTGCCGTCTGGACCGCCGGCATCCAGCCGGTTGAGCAGGTGCAGAAGCTCGATGTGCCGAAGGATCCGCAGGGTCGCGTGCTGCTGAACGAGCTGCACCAAATCCCGCATCATCGCAATGTGTATGTCGTCGGCGATTGCGCAAGCTCGCCGTTTTCCCCAAGCGGCCAGCTGGCCGAAGCTCAAGGCAAGCAGGTAGCCGAGGTTATCCATGCATCCTGGAAGGGGGAAACGCCCAAGCTATCAAGAATCAAGCTGAAGGGCGTGCTGGGTTCATTAGGCAAAAATGAAGGCTTCGGTGTCATGGGCAAAAGAACGGTTATGACCGGCAGAGTGCCAAGGGTGCTGAAAAGCGGTGTGCTGTGGATGTCCAAGCGTCATTTCGGTTGAACGAGCGGTAAATAGAGTCATAAGGCGTAGCGTCATTCGTCGTCTAAATCGAAATCCGCAAACGGATCCTCCATGCCCTCTACGGCGTCCGTAATTTTATTGTAAAGCTCATCCGGATCGGAAGCGGCTATGATTTCACCGTTCACCATCGCATACGGCTCAGCATAGCATTGCCCGCAGTTGCCCAAGCACCCGTATTCAATGACATCAAAGTCCGGATTTTGCTCCAGCAGTTTCATAATTGCATCCGTACCATGGTGCATATTGTTCGTGCAAAATTCGATGATCGGCCTCATCTGTGCCACCTTGTTCAATTTATGCCATCGTCATCTCAAGCAAAACCGTTGAAATTCTTTCTCAATGATATATAATAATATAAAGAAAGGAGTTGAGGCAAATGAGTGAACAACAAATGAGCGAAAAAACAACTAGCGGGATGTATGACGAGGTCCTGGAAGTATTAGATAAACTCCGTCCCTTCCTACAACGTGACGGAGGAGATGTAGAGCTGGTGGACGTTGAGGATGGAATCGTCAAGTTGAGATTGATGGGTGCCTGCGGAAGCTGCCCAAGCTCCACGATCACTTTAAAAGCGGGAATCGAAAGAGCGCTGATGGAAGAAGTGGAAGGAATCGAGGATGTCATCCAGGTATTCTGATTGAAAACGCACGAGGGGCTTGTCCCGTTAGAAGGGGCACCCCTTTTTTCTTTTTCCCCGGGGATCTGCAATATTAACGATTCCGATCCGTCCCGATCAAATCCGCACAGTAGTCAAAAACCGTCTTCAACGAAAGCTGAACCATCTCGTATCCTTCCCGCAGGTCATGCAGATTCTCGTCCAGCGGTTCGATCAGATTGCGCTCGGCGAAGCTCCGCAAATCGCGGTGCAGATCATCCAGCATTTCCACATTGATCGAATGAATTTCCAAATTCCGCATTTTGTGCAAACGATCCAACGGCTTCCGGTATTTTACTTTTAGATCAAACAGCTCCTGCTCCAAAGCAGGATGCGTGCTGCTGGAGTGCATCCAGCTCAAAACGGTGAAGTAGGAATAGTGGGCTCTGGTGCGGTACTTCTCAAGATCAAACAATTGGGTCAGAAAATAACCCAGCTTGTCAAGGATGGAAAAAATCCGGATGAACGCATTCTTGTAATAGTATGCATGCAAATGGTAGCGGTTCTGCTGTTCGGGGGTCAATGCTTCTTGATAGTCTTGATCGATTCCCTCCCGAAAGCGTGCGCTGTTGCGAAGGCTGTAATCCAGTTCAAGGAGAGCGTCGACAAAGCCGCGGGCCCACATTTCCAAATGGATCATTTTGCGGGGAATCTCCGTATCCCGTTGATGGCGCTTGCGCAAACGCGAGCAGTACTCTTTCACGGAATCAATCGTTTCTTCCAACCGCTTGTCCGCAAGCCCTCCAAAATCCTCGATTGATTGATTATGCAAATTAACCTTCATCCCCTCAGCCGCTATTTTCGATTGGGAAAGTACGGAAAATACTCCTTCCAACGTTGGGATACTTGACGTACGATATCTTCACGAGGCACCAGCTCATCCGGATAACCCGGCTTCATTCTCGCATCGATCACGATGGGAAGCTCATATTGAAGATGGTGTTTGCTGACGGCGCTTTTTGCGAACATATCGGCAGCCGGATTAAACCGCGTAAATACAGTCCATAAAAAGGAAGTCTGGTTGGAAACGATCGACGTATCGTCCGCCAGAATGACCAGAGGCCAATCCTTCAAGCGTTCTCCAGCCGCATCCAGCAGGCGCTCGGGAAGTCCGGGATCGTCGGAATACGAAGCGCCGGATACGACCAAGCAGCCGGGACAATAAGGAGCGGCGCTGCCGATCCCCGGAAGGGCTCCGCCGGAATATTCGCGGGGCAGCGATCTGATCGGGGAACCGATCCCCATCAATACGGCCTTGCTTCCGTGGTTCAGTTTTAAGCCCGTATAATCGAGCGTATCGTGAGAGGTATGGTTGAGAATGAACAGATCGGTATGCGGATGAAAGCGCTCCAGCACCTTCTCCAGCAAAACCGGAAAATCGGACAGCTCCACCATTTGATCCGTCAAGATGAGAAATTTGGTCAGCGTCAGCTGTCCTTCCCCCAAAATCCGGAAAGCATAGGCCAGGCTCTCCCGCTGATAGCTCTCCCGCACGATTGCGGCAGCGAGCGGATGGAATCCCGTCTCCGCATAAGTCCAAAGATCCTTCACTCCGGACATGACAATCGGAAAAACAGGCGAGAGCAACCTTTGCAAAAATTCCCCCAAGTAATAATCTTCCTGACGCGGCTTGCCGACGATCGTCGCCGGATAGATGGCGTCCTTGCGATGCCATACGTGATCGATCTCAAAAAAAGGAAAATCATGTGCCAGCGAATAATAGCCGTAATGGTCGCCGAAGGGGCCCTCCAGACGCCTTTTAAAGGGAGGAACCTTGCCGCTGATGGCAAATTCGGCTTCCGCAACAAGCCGATGACTGCTGCGCGGATTTTGGACCAGCGAAATTTTTTTCCCGGCGATGAGCGAGGCCAGAAGCAGCTCCGGCACATTCTCCGGAACGGGGGCGATCGCCGAGGCGATCAGCGCGGGCGGCCCGCCGAGAAATACGGTGACCGGAAGAGCGGCTCCGCGCTTTTCCGCTTCATGATAATGAAAGCCGCCCCCCTTATGGATTTGCCAATGCATGCCGGTCGTGCGTGCATCAAAAACCTGCATGCGGTACATTCCCAGATTGTGCTGTCCGGTCGAGGGACTTTCCGTATATACCAGCGGAAGTGTAACAAAGGGCCCCCCGTCTTCCTGCCAGGAGGTCAAGACCGGAAGGCCGTCCAACGGCGCATGGTCCTTCAGCACCTGAAGCACGGGAGCATTGGAAAAGGAAGCCTTGGCCGTACCCACCTTTAATGCCTGCAGCAAAAGGTCGCGCTCGTTCCACAAGGCTTTGGGAGACGGAGGAATGAGCGAATCCAGCGCTCCGACCAAGCGCTTGACAAATTGTTCCGGACGCGTTCCGAAAGCCAATTCGACGCGCCGGGTTGTCCCGAACAAATTCGTGACGACAGGGAAAGGGCTGCCCTTCACATTCGTAAACAGCAAAGCAGGGCCCTGTTCATCGATCACTCTTCGATGGATTTCCGCCAATTCCAAATAGGGGTCGACCGGAGCCGACACTTCCACAAGTTCATTCTCCCGGCGAAGAATCCCCAAAAATTCGCGAAGATTGGTGTGCACTAGCGCTACCCCCTGTCATTGCTTTAAGAGCGCGTTATTTTTGCAGGCGATGGAGTTCCCAGAAGCGGACACTCGCATAGCTTAGAATTCCAAACAAACCCGAAATAACCACAGTATGAAGCAGGCTTGAAAATATGAACACTTCCTCGTTGCCGATCGTATAAGATACCCAGGCTCCGCTCATCACCTGCAGCAAAGCAAGGGCCAGGATAATGAATGCCAGAGATTGCGTTTCCTTATGTCCCTGATAGCGGCTGTTGGCCAAAAAGGCCATCCAGATAATAGCCAGCAGCAGCACAGCGGCGGCGACCCGGTGCATGAAAACGATCCCCGTCGCGCCCGTCAATTCGGGAATCCACTGACCGTTGCATAACGGCCAACCCGTACATCCGCCGGAAGAAAACGTATGCCTTACAAAAGCGCCAAGGTAGACAACGATATACGTATAAACGGTAATCAACCAGATCAAATTGCGAAAGCCCTTCGAAATTCTGATGGCTTGACCGACCGCAGGGTCTGGATCGGCCTCTGTCTTCGGCTTGCGCTCCAGGCGCCAGACCGTTACTGCCAAAAGCAGCGTGCTGGAGAAAGCCAACAGGGAAATCCCGAAATGCAAGGCCAGCACTGCCGATGATTGCTGCCACATGACGGCCATCGCGCCCAGTGCCGCCTGAAGCAGCGTAAAAAACAGTATGCCCGCTGCGTACAGCTTTGCATCCGTTTGTTTTTTCAATCTGGACCAGACCAAAACAACGGTAACCACTACAAGAATGCCGACAATCCCGGTTACAACGCGATGATTGTATTCGATCATCGACTCCAGTGTGTATGCAGGGACAAATTTGCCGTTGCACAAAGGCCAATCGCTGCCGCAACCTCTGCCCGCCTTCGTCTTTGTCACCAGCGCTCCGCCAAGAAGGACCAGGAACATGCCGGCCGATGTCAGGAAAGTCATCCATTTCAATCCGTTGCGCACTGTGCTGACACCCACTTTATAATTGAAATCATTTCTTCGATATACAACAAACTTCATTATATCGTATAATTCCCTGACAAATCCATTCCGAATTGTGACAATGCCTTGAAACAATCATCGCGAGCGGCGAAACGGCATCCACCGCTTATGCAAGCTTGCCAGGCTGCAAGCCATTCAAGCAAAAAAAAAAAAGCGCTAATCCCCACCAAAAGCGGGATTAACACCGCAAAGTGAACGCTCTTATTCCGCCAGCGCTTTGGAAACCTCCAGCGCGCGGTCCAGAAACTGCTCGACTTCCTCTCTGGTTTTTCTCAGCTTGCTGACGAATCTGACCAGTTCCTTCCCCTGACGAAACACGATGAAGCTGGGGATGCCCAGGATATGCAAGTCCGCGCATAAATCGGGAAGCTCGTCGCGGTCCACCTCGATGAATTGGAATTTTTCGGCGTATTTTTCAACAACTTCTGGAAAAAATACATCAAGATAATGGCAGTCTTTGCACCAGTCCGTTTTGAATAAGGCCACACAAAGCTTTTCCTGTTCGATCGCTTCGCGAAACGCCTGCTCGGTTTTCACCCGTTCCATTCAAATCCTCCCTATCCCTATTGGCTTGGAAGATAATAAATCTGATTTTTACATATATACCACGCCGCAAGCATTCTGTCAAACCCGAAGGCCTTAAGCGCAAAACGAGCCCAAAGGAGAACGATGCCGATTGCTTCACAATCCCATGATCAAGCCAGTTTCATACATCCTGCTCAAAATAAGACAGGCAGCCGAAG contains:
- a CDS encoding COX15/CtaA family protein — translated: MKFVVYRRNDFNYKVGVSTVRNGLKWMTFLTSAGMFLVLLGGALVTKTKAGRGCGSDWPLCNGKFVPAYTLESMIEYNHRVVTGIVGILVVVTVVLVWSRLKKQTDAKLYAAGILFFTLLQAALGAMAVMWQQSSAVLALHFGISLLAFSSTLLLAVTVWRLERKPKTEADPDPAVGQAIRISKGFRNLIWLITVYTYIVVYLGAFVRHTFSSGGCTGWPLCNGQWIPELTGATGIVFMHRVAAAVLLLAIIWMAFLANSRYQGHKETQSLAFIILALALLQVMSGAWVSYTIGNEEVFIFSSLLHTVVISGLFGILSYASVRFWELHRLQK
- a CDS encoding menaquinone biosynthesis decarboxylase is translated as MHTNLREFLGILRRENELVEVSAPVDPYLELAEIHRRVIDEQGPALLFTNVKGSPFPVVTNLFGTTRRVELAFGTRPEQFVKRLVGALDSLIPPSPKALWNERDLLLQALKVGTAKASFSNAPVLQVLKDHAPLDGLPVLTSWQEDGGPFVTLPLVYTESPSTGQHNLGMYRMQVFDARTTGMHWQIHKGGGFHYHEAEKRGAALPVTVFLGGPPALIASAIAPVPENVPELLLASLIAGKKISLVQNPRSSHRLVAEAEFAISGKVPPFKRRLEGPFGDHYGYYSLAHDFPFFEIDHVWHRKDAIYPATIVGKPRQEDYYLGEFLQRLLSPVFPIVMSGVKDLWTYAETGFHPLAAAIVRESYQRESLAYAFRILGEGQLTLTKFLILTDQMVELSDFPVLLEKVLERFHPHTDLFILNHTSHDTLDYTGLKLNHGSKAVLMGIGSPIRSLPREYSGGALPGIGSAAPYCPGCLVVSGASYSDDPGLPERLLDAAGERLKDWPLVILADDTSIVSNQTSFLWTVFTRFNPAADMFAKSAVSKHHLQYELPIVIDARMKPGYPDELVPREDIVRQVSQRWKEYFPYFPNRK
- a CDS encoding thioredoxin family protein gives rise to the protein MERVKTEQAFREAIEQEKLCVALFKTDWCKDCHYLDVFFPEVVEKYAEKFQFIEVDRDELPDLCADLHILGIPSFIVFRQGKELVRFVSKLRKTREEVEQFLDRALEVSKALAE